In Alkalihalobacillus sp. TS-13, the following are encoded in one genomic region:
- the rpsU gene encoding 30S ribosomal protein S21 has product MSIRTSVRKNESIEDALRRFKRNVSKEGTLAEVRKRKHYEKPSVKRKKKSEAARKRKY; this is encoded by the coding sequence ATGTCTATTAGAACAAGTGTTCGTAAGAACGAATCTATAGAAGATGCACTTCGTCGTTTTAAGCGCAACGTTTCTAAAGAAGGAACATTGGCTGAGGTACGTAAGCGTAAGCATTACGAAAAGCCTAGCGTAAAGCGTAAGAAGAAGTCTGAAGCAGCTCGTAAGCGTA